One Schistocerca cancellata isolate TAMUIC-IGC-003103 chromosome 1, iqSchCanc2.1, whole genome shotgun sequence genomic region harbors:
- the LOC126190699 gene encoding uncharacterized protein LOC126190699: protein MDSAFKRDKDNKKTVVSKFELFKKPINTHNVLFYYVPFYGAASYSALSVNVLNPGLGVRMFPKRDVTNILLLSTLIGTGLYIYDRKHMRAAPKIPKVGYSVFGALMFSFGSVLMWAVMRSILPESSIIATTCGISSALGLVKAGTNYMEFVDSQVKN, encoded by the exons ATGGATTCAGCATTCAAAAGGGACAAGGATAACAAGAAGACAGTGGTGTCAAAATTTGAGTTATTTAAGAAACCCATCAACACTCATAATGTACTGTTTTACTACGTGCCATTCTACGGAGCAGCGAGTTACAGTGCTTTATCTGTTAATGTTTTAAATCCCGGCTTGGGAGTAAG GATGTTCCCGAAACGTGATGTGACAAATATATTGCTGTTGTCTACGTTAATTGGAACTGGTCTGTATATATATGACAGGAAGCACATGAGAGCAGCACCGAAAATTCCAAAAGTTGGATACAG tgtaTTTGGAGCTCTAATGTTCAGTTTTGGCTCTGTTCTGATGTGGGCAGTAATGAGAAGCATTCTACCAGAGAGCAGTATCATTGCTACAACCTGTGGCATATCGTCAGCACTTGGATTAGTAAAAGCTGGAACAAATTATATGGAGTTTGTTGACTCACAGGTGAAAAACTGA